Proteins from a single region of Candidatus Binatus sp.:
- the rodA gene encoding rod shape-determining protein RodA codes for MAGGDRRFILHFDWTLFILVFALAGIGLVSVISASYAGAHRTLDPLVIRQLIWIAAGTVAMLIAVLVDYRALQAYAYPFYLLVIGLLIAVMISGHATGGSRRWINLGAFHLEPSELAKLAVVLVMVRYLRADPPKGGWGLRHLIIPFILLGIPAALVLKQPDLGTGLILVLITLTLIFVSGLNLRTMLVLAMAAMLVAPLSWHYLKPYQRQRLVSFINPQADPLGSGYHIIQSEIAIGAGGPFGKGFLKGTQARLNFLPEQSTDFIFAVFAEEFGLAGALVLLTLYAGVIARGAWIARHARDRFGALLAVGLTAIVFWQVAVNIGMATGMLPVVGITLPLVSYGGSSLIAMMAAMGILISINIRRYLF; via the coding sequence ATGGCGGGCGGCGATCGCAGGTTCATACTTCATTTCGACTGGACGCTGTTCATCCTGGTTTTTGCGTTGGCTGGAATCGGGCTGGTCAGCGTCATCAGCGCGTCGTACGCGGGTGCGCATCGGACCCTGGACCCGCTGGTAATTCGCCAGTTGATTTGGATCGCGGCCGGAACAGTCGCAATGCTCATCGCGGTCCTTGTCGACTATCGAGCTCTGCAGGCCTACGCCTACCCATTTTATTTGCTGGTGATCGGTCTTCTGATCGCGGTAATGATCTCCGGCCACGCCACCGGCGGCTCGCGCCGATGGATCAATCTGGGCGCCTTCCATCTCGAACCCTCCGAGCTGGCCAAGCTCGCCGTCGTGCTCGTGATGGTGCGTTATCTGCGTGCGGATCCGCCGAAAGGCGGATGGGGCCTGCGCCATTTGATCATCCCGTTCATCCTGCTCGGCATCCCCGCCGCACTCGTGCTCAAGCAACCCGACCTCGGCACGGGACTGATCCTCGTGCTGATCACCCTTACCCTGATTTTCGTGAGCGGCCTGAATTTGCGCACGATGCTGGTGCTGGCGATGGCCGCGATGCTCGTGGCTCCGCTGAGCTGGCACTATCTCAAGCCTTATCAGCGCCAGCGCCTGGTCAGCTTCATCAATCCGCAGGCCGACCCGCTCGGCTCCGGCTACCACATCATCCAGTCTGAAATCGCCATTGGCGCCGGAGGCCCATTCGGCAAGGGATTTCTGAAAGGTACGCAGGCGCGGCTGAATTTTCTGCCCGAGCAGAGCACCGATTTTATTTTCGCGGTTTTCGCCGAGGAGTTCGGTTTGGCCGGCGCGCTGGTTTTATTGACATTGTATGCGGGCGTGATTGCGCGTGGCGCATGGATTGCGCGACACGCGCGCGACCGCTTCGGCGCGTTGCTTGCGGTCGGATTGACGGCGATCGTCTTCTGGCAGGTGGCGGTCAACATCGGGATGGCGACCGGGATGCTGCCGGTGGTGGGAATCACGTTGCCGTTGGTGAGTTATGGCGGTTCGTCGCTGATTGCGATGATGGCGGCGATGGGCATTCTCATCAGCATCAACATCCGCCGCTACCTGTTCTGA
- the mrdA gene encoding penicillin-binding protein 2 gives MAKFHIPKSNRPVPLLEPRIAALTAVMFVIFGLVSVRLYYLQVLHHRENVELADRNRIRIQRVPAPRGLVFDRNHRPLVDTKPSFDAQLVPEDSDNLSLTIERLERYTGAGQIADKISDADDEGRPPYEPVTVAERLGWQQVVALEAHQLELPGVSLQITPARHYLYGELAAHLLGYVGEVTKNDLIQKADYHMGDEIGKFGLERVWESSLRGDAGGQEIEVDSVGRRLRVLKEIADKPGESIVMTIDLNLQQAAEQAMAGKNGAFVALDPRNGDVLAMVSHPAFDPDIFGGGVKASAWRELATDPNHPLQNRVIQGIYPPGSTFKIVDSIAGLEEGTLSPETAYHCPGGLWFGGREYHCWRHQGHGTIELHDAIVRSCDVYFYNVGEKLGVDRIAKWSNQLGLGIKTGIDLDHENPGTIPSSAWKLKRFHERWYPAETLSVAIGQGYVATTPLQMAQVAAQVANGGIRYRPQFVKYVEGLDGNIAKSYPPVIENRIKIDPDALEIVKDAMADVVNGAGGTAHRAHLDNVIVCGKTGTAQVVGSNAPVGESEAEDKTPEQFKDHAWFIAFAPKDHPTIAAACIIEHGGHGGSASAPVIHDVFQRYFQLNPPPPKPEIARVLEDASPSQ, from the coding sequence GTGGCGAAGTTCCACATTCCTAAAAGCAATCGGCCTGTTCCGCTGCTGGAACCGCGAATCGCGGCGTTGACCGCCGTGATGTTTGTGATTTTCGGGCTGGTCTCGGTGCGCCTGTACTACCTGCAGGTTCTGCATCACCGGGAAAATGTCGAGCTGGCCGATCGCAACCGGATTCGCATCCAACGCGTGCCCGCGCCGCGCGGGCTGGTTTTCGATCGCAATCACCGTCCGCTGGTGGATACGAAGCCGTCGTTCGACGCGCAGCTGGTGCCCGAGGATTCCGACAATCTTTCGCTCACGATCGAACGGCTCGAGCGCTACACCGGCGCAGGTCAAATCGCCGACAAAATTTCCGACGCCGACGACGAAGGCCGCCCGCCCTACGAGCCCGTCACCGTCGCCGAGCGTCTTGGATGGCAACAGGTGGTGGCGCTCGAGGCGCACCAGCTCGAACTGCCCGGCGTCAGTCTCCAAATCACCCCAGCGCGGCATTACCTGTACGGCGAGCTCGCCGCGCATCTGCTCGGCTACGTCGGCGAGGTGACCAAGAACGATCTGATCCAGAAGGCCGACTACCACATGGGCGACGAGATCGGAAAATTCGGCCTCGAGCGCGTGTGGGAGAGTTCCCTGCGCGGCGACGCCGGCGGACAGGAGATAGAAGTTGACTCCGTCGGGCGGCGGCTGCGCGTGCTCAAGGAAATTGCCGACAAGCCCGGCGAAAGCATCGTCATGACCATCGACCTCAATCTCCAGCAGGCCGCGGAGCAGGCGATGGCCGGGAAGAACGGCGCCTTCGTCGCGCTCGATCCGAGAAACGGCGACGTGCTGGCGATGGTTTCGCATCCAGCCTTCGACCCCGACATCTTCGGCGGCGGCGTGAAAGCGTCGGCGTGGCGCGAACTGGCGACCGACCCGAACCATCCGCTGCAAAATCGCGTCATCCAGGGAATTTATCCACCCGGCTCGACTTTCAAAATCGTCGATTCGATCGCAGGACTCGAGGAAGGCACGCTGAGTCCTGAAACTGCCTACCATTGCCCGGGCGGGTTGTGGTTCGGCGGACGCGAGTATCATTGCTGGCGCCATCAGGGCCACGGCACCATCGAGCTGCACGACGCGATCGTGCGCTCGTGCGACGTTTATTTTTACAACGTCGGAGAAAAGCTTGGCGTCGATCGGATTGCGAAATGGTCCAATCAGCTCGGACTCGGAATCAAGACCGGCATCGATCTCGATCACGAGAATCCCGGCACCATCCCCTCGTCGGCGTGGAAGCTCAAGCGCTTCCACGAGCGATGGTATCCCGCGGAAACGCTCTCGGTCGCCATCGGCCAGGGTTACGTCGCAACCACACCGCTGCAGATGGCGCAGGTCGCCGCCCAGGTCGCCAACGGCGGCATCCGCTATCGGCCGCAATTCGTCAAGTACGTCGAGGGACTCGACGGCAATATCGCCAAGTCGTATCCGCCGGTGATCGAGAACCGGATCAAGATCGATCCGGACGCCCTCGAGATCGTCAAGGACGCGATGGCCGACGTCGTCAACGGCGCCGGCGGTACCGCGCACAGAGCCCATCTCGACAATGTCATCGTGTGCGGCAAAACCGGGACCGCTCAGGTCGTCGGCAGCAATGCTCCGGTCGGCGAGAGCGAGGCAGAGGACAAAACACCCGAACAGTTCAAGGACCATGCATGGTTCATCGCGTTCGCGCCAAAGGATCATCCGACCATCGCCGCCGCCTGCATCATCGAGCACGGCGGTCACGGCGGCAGCGCGTCGGCGCCAGTGATTCACGACGTCTTCCAGCGCTACTTCCAGCTCAATCCTCCCCCGCCCAAACCTGAAATAGCGCGCGTGCTCGAAGACGCCTCGCCATCTCAATGA
- the mreD gene encoding rod shape-determining protein MreD, whose product MRLILLFAAFVVLGLAFQSAVPHLISFRALIPNLIIILVVDLGLRHHGVLPAMLAFAIGYATDALAGAHPGLNAFMMTMVFLVSYEISTRLMVTNALVGASVVFFGVIATALATVAFADGFNALADTGSMLGGLTLEAAVSALVAPLIFSMLAASKRMTGLPVRAMRE is encoded by the coding sequence TTGCGCCTCATCCTGCTGTTCGCGGCGTTCGTGGTGCTGGGATTGGCGTTTCAGTCCGCGGTCCCGCACCTGATTTCGTTTCGCGCGCTGATTCCGAACCTGATCATCATACTGGTGGTCGATCTCGGCCTGCGCCATCATGGCGTCCTGCCCGCGATGCTGGCGTTCGCGATAGGCTACGCGACCGACGCACTCGCCGGCGCGCATCCCGGCCTCAACGCTTTCATGATGACGATGGTCTTCCTGGTGAGCTACGAAATTTCGACCCGGCTGATGGTGACCAACGCGTTGGTCGGCGCAAGCGTGGTGTTCTTTGGCGTGATCGCGACCGCTCTGGCCACCGTTGCCTTCGCCGACGGGTTCAACGCGCTTGCCGACACCGGCTCGATGCTTGGGGGACTGACGCTCGAGGCCGCCGTCTCCGCGCTAGTCGCGCCGCTCATCTTTTCGATGCTGGCCGCAAGCAAGCGGATGACGGGATTGCCTGTGAGAGCGATGCGCGAATAG
- the mreC gene encoding rod shape-determining protein MreC: MRSSFLWRNRVLMTSAALLIVSLHLISTGVHPGDLAARPESAFLEIISPVDAAFTRLSDGASSIVTGYLDLLHVREENARLRNELARVKSDRARLAELEVENRHLGELLDLKDVLGANAVAANVIGSDATGLSRTLVLASGSSAGLRPGMAVLANQGVVGKIIAVSPHASRVLLIDDHNSALDGFDQRSRARGIVAGLVDDGLILKYADRSQDIRIGDTIVTSGLDGIFPRGLLVGTIKSVHHGGPGLFLGVRIEPTVDFRQLEQVLIVTQPPPHLDDQAKD, encoded by the coding sequence GTGAGAAGCAGCTTCCTCTGGCGTAACCGCGTGCTGATGACCAGCGCCGCGCTGCTCATCGTGTCGCTTCATCTGATCTCGACCGGAGTCCATCCCGGCGATCTCGCGGCGCGTCCGGAGTCCGCATTTTTGGAAATCATCAGTCCGGTTGACGCCGCGTTTACCCGTCTCAGCGACGGCGCTTCATCGATCGTCACCGGCTACCTCGACCTGCTTCACGTGCGCGAGGAAAACGCCCGCCTGCGCAACGAGCTGGCGCGGGTCAAGAGCGATCGCGCGCGCCTGGCCGAGCTCGAGGTCGAAAATCGCCACCTCGGCGAGCTGCTCGATCTCAAGGACGTGCTCGGCGCCAACGCAGTTGCCGCCAACGTGATCGGCAGCGACGCCACCGGCCTTTCCCGCACCCTGGTTCTCGCCTCGGGTTCCAGCGCCGGACTTCGTCCCGGCATGGCCGTGCTCGCCAACCAGGGCGTGGTCGGCAAGATCATCGCCGTCAGTCCGCACGCCTCGCGCGTGCTGTTGATCGACGACCACAACTCCGCGCTCGACGGCTTCGATCAACGCTCGCGCGCGCGCGGAATCGTCGCTGGGCTGGTCGATGATGGCTTGATCCTGAAGTACGCCGATCGCTCGCAGGACATCCGCATCGGCGACACTATCGTGACCTCGGGCCTCGATGGAATTTTCCCGCGTGGCCTGCTGGTCGGTACGATCAAGAGCGTGCACCATGGAGGGCCGGGCCTGTTCCTTGGCGTAAGGATCGAACCGACGGTCGATTTTCGCCAACTCGAACAGGTGCTGATCGTCACCCAGCCGCCGCCCCACCTCGACGACCAGGCCAAGGACTGA
- a CDS encoding rod shape-determining protein, giving the protein MILNSIFGWFSNDLAIDLGTANTLIYVKGEGIVCNEPSVVAVQKDSRGSRRVLAIGSEAKKMLGRTPGSIVAIRPLKDGVIADFEITENMLRYFIQKIHSGKTLVRPRPRIVICVPFGITAVEKRAVRESAESAGAREVYLIEEPMAAAIGAGLPITEPTGNMIVDIGGGTTEVAVISLAGVVFSRSVRVAGDKMDEAIIQHIKRKYNLLIGERTAELIKITIGSAYPGNEIQTMEIKGRDLVAGVPKIIEITDEEIREALMEPVRQVVESVRIALERTPPELASDIVDKGIVLAGGGALLRNLDVLLREETGLPVTLADDPLTAVVMGAGKVLDELSLLRDVTVD; this is encoded by the coding sequence GTGATTCTCAATTCGATTTTCGGCTGGTTCTCCAACGATCTCGCGATCGATCTTGGCACCGCCAACACGCTCATCTACGTCAAGGGCGAAGGCATCGTTTGCAATGAGCCCTCGGTCGTCGCGGTGCAGAAAGATTCGCGCGGCTCGCGGCGCGTGCTGGCTATCGGCTCCGAGGCGAAAAAAATGCTCGGCCGCACGCCGGGCTCGATCGTCGCCATCCGCCCGCTCAAAGACGGCGTCATTGCCGACTTCGAGATCACCGAGAACATGCTGCGCTACTTCATCCAGAAGATTCACTCGGGCAAGACCCTGGTGCGTCCGCGCCCGCGCATCGTCATCTGCGTGCCGTTCGGAATCACCGCGGTCGAGAAGCGCGCGGTGCGCGAATCGGCCGAGTCAGCCGGCGCGCGCGAGGTCTATCTGATCGAGGAGCCGATGGCGGCCGCGATTGGCGCCGGCCTTCCCATCACCGAGCCGACCGGCAACATGATCGTCGATATCGGCGGCGGCACCACCGAGGTCGCCGTGATCTCGCTGGCCGGCGTCGTCTTCTCGCGTTCGGTGCGGGTGGCGGGCGACAAGATGGACGAGGCGATCATCCAGCACATCAAGCGCAAGTACAATTTGTTGATCGGCGAGCGCACCGCCGAGCTGATCAAGATAACCATCGGTTCGGCCTACCCCGGCAACGAGATTCAGACCATGGAGATCAAGGGCCGCGACCTGGTCGCCGGCGTGCCCAAGATTATCGAGATCACCGATGAGGAGATTCGCGAGGCGCTGATGGAACCGGTGCGCCAGGTCGTCGAGTCGGTGCGCATCGCGCTCGAGCGCACGCCGCCGGAACTCGCCTCCGACATCGTCGACAAGGGAATAGTGCTGGCCGGCGGAGGCGCTCTGCTGCGCAACCTCGACGTGCTGCTGCGCGAGGAGACCGGACTTCCGGTTACGCTGGCCGACGATCCGCTGACCGCGGTCGTGATGGGTGCGGGCAAGGTGTTGGACGAACTGTCGCTGCTGCGCGACGTGACCGTTGACTGA
- a CDS encoding NYN domain-containing protein — MSDRAVLFIDGNNWYHYLKSSGITDLFHLDYAKISQKLIGPSRDWAGTRYYIGQVDQRQGAKVYADQRKFTDALKKTDSRITVHFGRIEPRETESEAAKELLGYVHALKTKIDPQVFKDLIDLGKRHEKTVVWVEKAVDVHLAVDLVVMAMRNEYDAAYILSADGDYTKAVEFVRQSLAKKVYAACPPSGHGAELARVANSFIHLRSDWFDDCR, encoded by the coding sequence ATGTCGGATCGAGCTGTTCTCTTCATAGACGGCAACAACTGGTACCACTACCTCAAGAGTTCGGGGATAACCGATCTCTTTCACCTCGACTATGCCAAAATCTCACAGAAGTTAATCGGGCCTTCACGGGATTGGGCCGGTACCCGATACTACATCGGCCAAGTTGATCAGCGGCAGGGAGCTAAAGTCTATGCGGATCAGCGGAAATTCACCGATGCTCTAAAGAAAACCGATTCACGAATAACCGTTCACTTTGGACGAATCGAGCCTCGCGAAACCGAAAGCGAAGCGGCCAAGGAATTGCTTGGTTACGTGCATGCACTCAAGACAAAAATCGATCCGCAGGTATTCAAAGACCTAATTGATTTGGGAAAAAGGCACGAAAAGACGGTGGTCTGGGTCGAAAAAGCGGTCGATGTTCACCTTGCCGTTGATCTAGTGGTAATGGCGATGCGGAACGAATATGACGCAGCGTACATCTTGTCCGCCGACGGAGACTATACGAAGGCTGTGGAGTTCGTGCGGCAGAGCCTTGCGAAGAAAGTTTATGCGGCTTGTCCACCATCTGGCCATGGAGCCGAACTTGCCAGAGTCGCAAATTCCTTCATTCACCTAAGGTCCGATTGGTTTGACGACTGCCGTTGA
- a CDS encoding SurA N-terminal domain-containing protein, protein MEKAVKYDIAAMLEGIRRYQYSWQVQVTFAFLALTMAFWGFGGGGLFNTVHPIATVNGRQILGEQVDREATQIRQTVQQVYGANAQAMLKSINLRQEAVDRLIEQQLIGEEARHLGISISDEALQDKIAKESVFQRDGQFDFGTYQEVLRNNDLQPSEYENGERDRMIADTLRKMIDTGVQVSDDEARHAYNLRNERIGLRYAEIPLSDFTAKISPGESQIADYYKKNAEQFREPERVKLVYVHYEPLLLAAKYTPTDKEIQAYYNRNARTRFTHPDQVHARHILIAVPAGATDKEKAAAKAKALEVLKQAQSGGDFAKLAAKYSEDPSNKLEGGDLGTFGRGQMVKPFEDAVFAMKPGQIAMVETRFGFHIVKLDEFKPAHTDTLAEAKLKIIDELRTQAGAKLGRAAAQEDLAAALAGASLQDLAKKRGIEAIETPLFAQGEPAAGAERDRELMEAAFKLDAGQVAIVPEKGAPYVIKLLARQPSRIPALKEIEPQVREALIRSTAETEASRQADKILATIKGPADFDKAAAANQLAIKNVDPFLRADHSVPGIGEFPEVTDAAAVVPAIPGVIDRVMENGGNSYLFEVASRAEPSDDEWKSAQKSFMQEYAEQRRAEAWTRFLDQLKDQARIQIDSDQLASSGSST, encoded by the coding sequence ATGGAAAAGGCGGTCAAGTATGATATCGCGGCAATGTTAGAAGGAATCCGCCGTTACCAGTACTCGTGGCAGGTGCAAGTCACGTTCGCCTTCCTGGCGCTCACCATGGCGTTTTGGGGTTTCGGGGGCGGTGGATTATTCAACACCGTCCATCCCATCGCGACCGTTAATGGCCGGCAAATACTGGGCGAGCAAGTCGATCGCGAAGCGACCCAAATCCGCCAGACCGTGCAACAGGTGTACGGCGCCAACGCGCAGGCAATGCTCAAGAGCATCAACCTTCGCCAGGAAGCGGTGGACAGGTTGATCGAGCAGCAACTGATCGGCGAAGAGGCGCGCCATCTCGGCATCAGCATCAGCGACGAGGCGCTGCAGGATAAAATCGCCAAGGAGTCTGTTTTTCAGCGCGACGGCCAGTTCGACTTCGGTACTTACCAGGAGGTGCTGCGCAACAACGATCTGCAGCCGAGTGAGTACGAAAACGGCGAGCGCGACCGCATGATCGCCGACACGCTGCGCAAGATGATCGACACCGGCGTGCAGGTGAGCGACGACGAGGCGCGCCACGCCTACAATCTGCGCAACGAACGGATCGGATTGCGCTACGCCGAGATACCCTTGAGCGATTTCACCGCAAAGATCTCGCCTGGCGAAAGTCAGATCGCCGACTACTACAAAAAGAACGCGGAGCAATTCCGCGAGCCCGAGCGCGTCAAGCTGGTCTACGTCCATTACGAGCCGCTCCTGCTGGCCGCCAAGTACACGCCGACCGACAAGGAAATCCAGGCCTACTACAATCGCAACGCCAGGACCCGCTTCACCCATCCCGACCAGGTTCACGCGCGGCACATCCTGATCGCGGTGCCGGCGGGCGCGACCGACAAGGAGAAGGCCGCGGCGAAGGCCAAGGCGCTCGAGGTGCTCAAGCAGGCGCAATCGGGGGGCGACTTCGCAAAGCTGGCGGCGAAGTATTCGGAAGATCCATCCAACAAGCTCGAAGGCGGAGACCTGGGGACGTTTGGGCGCGGCCAGATGGTCAAGCCGTTCGAAGACGCGGTGTTCGCGATGAAGCCGGGACAGATCGCGATGGTCGAGACGCGCTTCGGCTTTCATATCGTCAAGCTCGACGAGTTCAAGCCCGCGCATACCGACACGCTTGCCGAGGCGAAGCTAAAGATAATTGACGAGCTGCGCACGCAGGCCGGGGCGAAGCTCGGGCGCGCGGCGGCGCAGGAGGACCTGGCGGCAGCGCTGGCGGGTGCCAGTTTGCAGGACCTTGCGAAGAAGCGGGGGATCGAGGCGATCGAGACGCCGCTGTTCGCGCAGGGTGAACCGGCGGCCGGCGCCGAGCGGGACCGGGAACTGATGGAGGCGGCGTTCAAGCTCGACGCGGGGCAGGTGGCGATCGTGCCGGAGAAGGGCGCGCCATATGTGATCAAGCTGCTGGCGAGGCAACCGTCGCGAATTCCCGCGCTCAAGGAGATCGAACCGCAGGTGCGCGAGGCGCTGATTCGCTCGACGGCCGAAACCGAAGCGAGCCGGCAGGCCGATAAGATACTCGCCACGATCAAAGGCCCGGCCGACTTTGACAAGGCAGCCGCCGCCAACCAGCTCGCGATTAAAAATGTCGATCCGTTTCTGCGCGCCGACCATAGCGTTCCCGGCATCGGCGAGTTTCCCGAGGTGACCGACGCCGCCGCGGTCGTGCCAGCAATTCCGGGCGTGATCGATCGCGTGATGGAGAATGGCGGCAATTCGTACCTGTTCGAAGTCGCCTCGCGCGCCGAGCCGAGCGACGACGAATGGAAGAGCGCGCAGAAATCGTTCATGCAGGAATACGCCGAGCAGCGCCGCGCGGAGGCATGGACGCGCTTCCTCGATCAACTCAAAGACCAGGCCAGGATACAAATCGACTCCGACCAGCTCGCATCCAGCGGGTCGTCAACCTGA
- a CDS encoding alpha/beta hydrolase, producing MSSDASDSGEPASRNSAGVDTHEFFLPGAGVSALLIHGLTGTPYEMRYLGERLAARGVRVRGVRLAGHAATPEELGAAGYDNWYESVVNGLEELRQYGEPNVVVGLSAGAVLAARLAADQGEAVAGVAMLAPGFFLPAATTLMLRGVRGILGSFVDRIYLLNPGESDIHDAAARSIHPSCRLMPLSAPMKLLDLSALVKPMLARIAQPALVMHARRDHTCPMRKNVDYVMKHLGGPEKRAVELEESYHVITVDSEKERVAAEVSEFVERFRVAPQKRAAG from the coding sequence ATGAGTTCCGATGCTTCAGATTCCGGCGAGCCTGCGTCGCGCAACTCAGCGGGCGTCGATACGCACGAGTTTTTCCTTCCCGGCGCGGGCGTGAGCGCGCTGCTGATCCACGGTCTGACTGGAACTCCATACGAGATGCGCTACCTCGGCGAGCGGCTGGCGGCGCGCGGCGTACGCGTGCGAGGCGTCCGGCTGGCGGGTCACGCCGCAACGCCCGAGGAGTTGGGGGCGGCAGGCTACGACAACTGGTATGAAAGCGTGGTCAACGGCCTGGAGGAGCTGCGGCAGTACGGCGAGCCCAACGTGGTGGTGGGACTGTCCGCGGGAGCGGTGCTGGCGGCGCGGCTGGCCGCCGATCAGGGCGAGGCGGTCGCGGGAGTCGCGATGCTGGCGCCGGGGTTTTTTCTGCCGGCCGCAACGACCCTCATGCTGCGGGGCGTGCGCGGGATACTCGGTTCGTTCGTGGACCGGATCTACCTGCTCAATCCGGGTGAGTCGGATATCCACGATGCGGCTGCGCGGTCGATCCATCCCAGCTGCCGGCTGATGCCCTTGTCGGCGCCGATGAAGCTGCTCGATTTGTCCGCGCTGGTGAAGCCGATGCTGGCGCGGATCGCGCAGCCTGCGCTGGTGATGCACGCCAGGCGCGATCACACGTGCCCGATGCGCAAAAATGTCGACTACGTGATGAAACATCTCGGTGGTCCCGAGAAACGCGCGGTCGAGCTCGAGGAGAGCTACCACGTGATTACCGTGGACAGCGAGAAAGAGCGGGTCGCCGCCGAGGTGAGCGAATTCGTCGAGCGGTTTCGCGTCGCGCCGCAAAAGCGCGCGGCGGGCTAG
- the trxA gene encoding thioredoxin: MSSDKIVHVTDASFDQEVLKSSTPVLIDFWAPWCGPCRTIAPILEDLAGEYSGRLKIVKINVDDNPQTPGRYGVRGIPNLLIIKGGQVKEQIIGAVPKGRLVQAVDSAIA, from the coding sequence ATGTCCAGCGACAAAATCGTTCACGTTACCGACGCGAGCTTCGACCAGGAAGTTCTGAAGTCATCCACTCCTGTTTTGATCGATTTCTGGGCGCCGTGGTGCGGACCATGCCGCACGATTGCGCCGATCCTCGAGGATCTTGCGGGCGAGTACTCGGGGCGTCTCAAAATCGTGAAGATCAACGTTGACGACAATCCGCAGACGCCGGGACGCTACGGCGTCAGGGGCATCCCCAACCTGCTGATCATCAAGGGCGGCCAGGTCAAGGAACAAATCATCGGCGCGGTGCCCAAGGGCAGACTGGTCCAGGCCGTGGACAGCGCCATCGCATAA
- a CDS encoding CvpA family protein, whose amino-acid sequence MNGLNGLNGLDYVAIAVFAVGAIYGLQRGALRMVTSVVALAAAVYFASLYYTKAGALAEAQFGSSHAVGAVIGYLAIFALIFTAVEIIGSSAIRLMQIVHLSPLDRLAGALLGAGIAAVFAGLAVMLMAAVLPPDAAILRNSQLVPMLLAYNEMLVGYIPGDARLAYERNRDDLMKYWVQNAMKGANSAPSPATSPSPSTK is encoded by the coding sequence ATGAACGGGCTGAACGGACTCAACGGGCTCGACTACGTTGCGATCGCGGTGTTCGCGGTCGGGGCAATCTACGGACTGCAAAGGGGCGCACTCAGGATGGTGACGTCGGTGGTGGCGCTGGCGGCAGCCGTCTATTTCGCGTCGCTCTATTACACCAAGGCCGGGGCGCTCGCCGAGGCGCAGTTCGGATCCTCGCACGCAGTCGGCGCGGTAATTGGCTACCTCGCGATCTTCGCTTTAATCTTCACGGCGGTGGAAATAATCGGCTCGTCGGCGATCCGGCTGATGCAGATCGTTCACCTGAGCCCGCTGGATCGCCTCGCCGGCGCGCTCCTAGGCGCGGGAATCGCGGCGGTCTTTGCGGGTCTGGCCGTGATGCTGATGGCGGCCGTGTTGCCGCCCGACGCGGCTATCCTGCGCAACTCGCAACTGGTGCCGATGCTGCTGGCCTACAACGAGATGCTGGTGGGATACATCCCCGGCGACGCGCGACTCGCCTACGAGCGCAATCGCGATGACCTGATGAAATACTGGGTCCAGAATGCGATGAAGGGCGCGAACTCCGCGCCGTCGCCGGCTACGTCGCCCTCGCCCTCCACCAAATGA